From Oryctolagus cuniculus chromosome 17, mOryCun1.1, whole genome shotgun sequence, a single genomic window includes:
- the LOC138846272 gene encoding leucine-rich repeat-containing protein 37A2-like isoform X1 translates to MNVWAFSFRDLGTTQVPLTTVENILMMTLQLENLILPSHMACCLCQFKHTIEVVCNTVKLHCDNECLPNTTHCLEEASIGNPKGAFMKILQARKNNTSKQLTIEPGNPVSERNSVDFPGHMSEQRDFNNESDIISALNYILPYFSEEILQNVESTLLPFITLLFSNVQDRDKSLSYVKTHIRRPSHPYRNKLRKLYFLENLLDEEIQEKIDEVKKEEKAMLMQPILLGPQFNPQILQKKSETAPSQENSLATMPSVGYRLQRVKKVIKGPKGLRERHLQEMRKSLGRRRGTWPFAESIGGRRLGRAGSRELKELQVAQRPRQVAGNSLHTEPLLTKEREAAASSFLKKHILGRPSTSPAKSLSEINNKGKDLTYTIFVLEDANARAKNKAAGKPIWHSRQNYRFHKTRSHLVLRTPKAKLSRKFRRKNSLNRLTAGKRPPFPALRSLINSPSGEAFSSPGGLHSQGSPPLREPSIEDTREENHSGGRVFEENVLTENTTAHEETLPGDKMHTDPSATDSAGTEFDLMPTVDQTKETQWEYTSEGTEAPTTPAGFTYPVMLSQGQQFEIQLNQQLQSLIPNTDVRRLISHVIRTLKMDCSEAQVQLPCAKLTSKTGILMKLLSEQQEEKIAKKEWDAEQWRTETYINESTEAPSGQKEQESSKLAKGAQEHGHHKLIVAISVTAVVTMLVIIFCLIEVGTTHSGCQSASFLCNRFGIHRLYINATFHVP, encoded by the exons atgaatgtttgggctttctccttcagagacttgggaacaacacaagtaccacttaccacagttgagaacatcctcatgatgactcttcaattggaaaacct gatcttacccagccatatggcctgctgcctctgccaatttaaacatactatcgaggttgtctgcaacaccgtcaagcttcactgtgacaatgaatgcctgccaaatacgacacattgcc ttgaagaagcatctatagggaacccaaagggggcattcatgaagatattgcaagcccggaagaacaacaccagcaagcagctgactattgagccagggaacccagtatcagagagaaacagcgtggacttcccaggccatatgagtgaacagcgggacttcaacaatgaaagtgacattattagtgcactgaattacatattgccttatttctcagaggaaattctacaaaatgtagaatcaacattattaccattcattacactgcttttttcaaatgtgcaagatagagataagtccctgagctacgtgaaaacccacataaggaggccctctcatccttacagaaataagttgagaaagctctattttctggagaatttgttagatgaagaaattcaagaaaaaatcgatgaggttaagaaggaagaaaaggccatgcttatgcagcctatcctgttaggtcctcaatttaaccctcaaatcctccaaaagaaatcagaaactgccccgtcacaggagaacagcctggcaaccatgccaagtgtggggtacaggctgcagagagtgaaaaaagtcatcaaggggccaaagggcttacgggaaaggcacctccaggagatgaggaagagcctcgggaggagacggggcacctggccctttgcggagagcattgggggaagaaggcttgggagagcaggctccagggagctgaaggagcttcaagtggctcagaggcccaggcaggtggccggaaactccttgcacacggagcccttgctcacaaaggaacgtgaggctgcagcctcctctttcctgaagaaacacatcctgggcaggccttctacctcccctgcaaaatctctctctgagatcaacaacaaaggaaaagacttaacctacaccatttttgtcttagaagatgccaatgctagagctaaaaataaggcggcagggaaaccaatctgGCATTCCAGACAAAATTACCGCTTTCACAAAACtcgctctcacctggtcctccgaacccccaaggccaaactgagtcggaagttcagaaggaaaaattccctcaacaggctgacggctgggaagaggcctccgttccctgcactgcggagtctcataaactccccctccggagaggctttctcatcccctggaggcctgcattctcaggggagtcctcctctgagagaaccttctatagaagacactagggaggaaaaccattccggagggcgtgttttcgaagaaaatgttttgacagaaaacaccactgcacatgaagaaacgctccctggcgacaaaatgcacacagatccttcagctacagattctgctgggaccgagttcgacctaatgccgactgtggaccaaaccaaggaaacacagtgggaatacaccagcgagggcactgaagcccccaccacgcccgcaggcttcacctaccccgtgatgctgtcccaggggcaacagtttgaaattcagctgaaccagcagctacagtccctcatccccaacacggaCGTGAGAAGgctcatttctcacgtcatccgcactctgaaaatggactgctctgaggcccaggtgcaactgccctgtgccaagctcacctccaaaacaggcatcctgatgaagctcctcagtgagcagcaggaagaaaagatagccaagaaagaatgggatgcagagcagtggaggaccgagacctatatcaatgagagtacagaagccccgagtggacagaaagagcaggagtcgagtaag CTCGCAAAAGGAGCTCAAGAACACGGCCATCACAAGCTCATCGTGGCAATATCTGTGACGGCAGTGGTCACAATGCTGGTTATCATCTTCTGTCTCATTGAGGTAGGGACGACTCATTCAGGTTGCCAGAGTGCATCCTTCCTTTGTAATAGATTCGGAATCCACAGACTGTACATCAATGCCACTTTCCACGTACCATGA
- the LOC138846272 gene encoding leucine-rich repeat-containing protein 37A2-like isoform X2 gives MMTLQLENLILPSHMACCLCQFKHTIEVVCNTVKLHCDNECLPNTTHCLEEASIGNPKGAFMKILQARKNNTSKQLTIEPGNPVSERNSVDFPGHMSEQRDFNNESDIISALNYILPYFSEEILQNVESTLLPFITLLFSNVQDRDKSLSYVKTHIRRPSHPYRNKLRKLYFLENLLDEEIQEKIDEVKKEEKAMLMQPILLGPQFNPQILQKKSETAPSQENSLATMPSVGYRLQRVKKVIKGPKGLRERHLQEMRKSLGRRRGTWPFAESIGGRRLGRAGSRELKELQVAQRPRQVAGNSLHTEPLLTKEREAAASSFLKKHILGRPSTSPAKSLSEINNKGKDLTYTIFVLEDANARAKNKAAGKPIWHSRQNYRFHKTRSHLVLRTPKAKLSRKFRRKNSLNRLTAGKRPPFPALRSLINSPSGEAFSSPGGLHSQGSPPLREPSIEDTREENHSGGRVFEENVLTENTTAHEETLPGDKMHTDPSATDSAGTEFDLMPTVDQTKETQWEYTSEGTEAPTTPAGFTYPVMLSQGQQFEIQLNQQLQSLIPNTDVRRLISHVIRTLKMDCSEAQVQLPCAKLTSKTGILMKLLSEQQEEKIAKKEWDAEQWRTETYINESTEAPSGQKEQESSKLAKGAQEHGHHKLIVAISVTAVVTMLVIIFCLIEVGTTHSGCQSASFLCNRFGIHRLYINATFHVP, from the exons atgatgactcttcaattggaaaacct gatcttacccagccatatggcctgctgcctctgccaatttaaacatactatcgaggttgtctgcaacaccgtcaagcttcactgtgacaatgaatgcctgccaaatacgacacattgcc ttgaagaagcatctatagggaacccaaagggggcattcatgaagatattgcaagcccggaagaacaacaccagcaagcagctgactattgagccagggaacccagtatcagagagaaacagcgtggacttcccaggccatatgagtgaacagcgggacttcaacaatgaaagtgacattattagtgcactgaattacatattgccttatttctcagaggaaattctacaaaatgtagaatcaacattattaccattcattacactgcttttttcaaatgtgcaagatagagataagtccctgagctacgtgaaaacccacataaggaggccctctcatccttacagaaataagttgagaaagctctattttctggagaatttgttagatgaagaaattcaagaaaaaatcgatgaggttaagaaggaagaaaaggccatgcttatgcagcctatcctgttaggtcctcaatttaaccctcaaatcctccaaaagaaatcagaaactgccccgtcacaggagaacagcctggcaaccatgccaagtgtggggtacaggctgcagagagtgaaaaaagtcatcaaggggccaaagggcttacgggaaaggcacctccaggagatgaggaagagcctcgggaggagacggggcacctggccctttgcggagagcattgggggaagaaggcttgggagagcaggctccagggagctgaaggagcttcaagtggctcagaggcccaggcaggtggccggaaactccttgcacacggagcccttgctcacaaaggaacgtgaggctgcagcctcctctttcctgaagaaacacatcctgggcaggccttctacctcccctgcaaaatctctctctgagatcaacaacaaaggaaaagacttaacctacaccatttttgtcttagaagatgccaatgctagagctaaaaataaggcggcagggaaaccaatctgGCATTCCAGACAAAATTACCGCTTTCACAAAACtcgctctcacctggtcctccgaacccccaaggccaaactgagtcggaagttcagaaggaaaaattccctcaacaggctgacggctgggaagaggcctccgttccctgcactgcggagtctcataaactccccctccggagaggctttctcatcccctggaggcctgcattctcaggggagtcctcctctgagagaaccttctatagaagacactagggaggaaaaccattccggagggcgtgttttcgaagaaaatgttttgacagaaaacaccactgcacatgaagaaacgctccctggcgacaaaatgcacacagatccttcagctacagattctgctgggaccgagttcgacctaatgccgactgtggaccaaaccaaggaaacacagtgggaatacaccagcgagggcactgaagcccccaccacgcccgcaggcttcacctaccccgtgatgctgtcccaggggcaacagtttgaaattcagctgaaccagcagctacagtccctcatccccaacacggaCGTGAGAAGgctcatttctcacgtcatccgcactctgaaaatggactgctctgaggcccaggtgcaactgccctgtgccaagctcacctccaaaacaggcatcctgatgaagctcctcagtgagcagcaggaagaaaagatagccaagaaagaatgggatgcagagcagtggaggaccgagacctatatcaatgagagtacagaagccccgagtggacagaaagagcaggagtcgagtaag CTCGCAAAAGGAGCTCAAGAACACGGCCATCACAAGCTCATCGTGGCAATATCTGTGACGGCAGTGGTCACAATGCTGGTTATCATCTTCTGTCTCATTGAGGTAGGGACGACTCATTCAGGTTGCCAGAGTGCATCCTTCCTTTGTAATAGATTCGGAATCCACAGACTGTACATCAATGCCACTTTCCACGTACCATGA